The genome window GATGTGGGATCATGCTCAGGTTGTCTGTGAAGAATTAAATTCTGCTTTAATGAGATTATTCTTGCTGCAGGTACCCCGAATCCTGCTGCACCTGCTGGATTTGATGGCCAGTAGTTTGACATCCTTACACCTGAGAAAGTGGATTTACCAGCTGTGTGGAAAACACAAGATTACAAATTAAGCTGTGAAATTCCTGACCTCACAAGAGTTTCCTTAACGAGTCATGGCAGCTTTTTGGGCTGTTTGTGAACCTGGTGTTCCTGGGACAGGCGTTCACCATCATGCTGGTGTACGTGTGGAGCCGCAGGAACCCCTACGTCCGCATGAACTTCTTCGGGCTCCTCATCTTCCAAGCCCCTTTCCTACCCTGGGTATTGATGGGCTTTTCTCTGCTCTTGGGGAACTCCATCATTGTGGATCTCCTGGGTGAGCAATGGCAATAATCTCACAAGGATCTGTTCCTCCTCATGTTTTAtgtgaaacagaaaatggggatttgtCCCATTTTTGGGCTAATTAATGCTTGGTGTTAGTTCTTctgatatatttattattttatatttacatttttaggCTTTTCTGATTTCTAGCCATTGTAGCATATTTTGTGCCGTGACAAGGATGGAAAGAGCTTgtgatgttttttattttctgatgtttttaatTCTGGCTTTTTATTGTTTGGAATCAGCCCTGATGCATCATCTGACTATAGCATCAGtctactgaaataaaatagcttatattactattttatcAACTCTAATAGAGCCAAAAcatcagtattttttaataataacaaGATGTTTTCCCAATATTAATGTCCTGTAGTATAAGTTAAGCTTTTTACATgctgttaattttctttcttaggttttatatttctgtatcatcaaattttctgtgaaagaacaaatgtgtgttgtttttctgaaaactctAGTGTAAAGCATTTGAGAATTGTAAAGGAGGACTACTGAAAAACCACcttttggcttttgtttctATACCAGGCATTGCTGTTgggcatatatattttttcttagaGGATGTCTTTCCCAATCAGCCTGGTGGTGGGAGGCTCCTGAGAACACCGTCTGTCCTGTGAGTATTGGTGTCTGCTTTGGAAGAGACATGGCAAAAGTGCTTGTTTGGAAAACTGTTTGCAATTCAGTCACATCATTTGGGCAGAGTCAGAATTGGGGTCGGTGTCTTCTTGCTTTTTATTGAACTTGGTTCCCAATTCAACAAATTCCAGCCCCTTGTTTGGCAACACAACTTAACTGGAGAAGAGCTAGAGGGTTTTATCTTTGGTTTCTCTGATAACACTTTACTGACAGCACCAAAGCTGTGTCCCTTGCTGAGTGTGAACAGTGGCTGAGGTACTACAAATAAGATAtttaatgttttggtttttttcttctgtaagtCATCCTCACATCacaattttgggaaaaaaatccttcagtgTTTGTAGTGTTTATAGGTCTCACTCAGTTCTCTCTTGTGTGATGCTCTCCCAGAACACTTCTGATGGTTGTTTTCCACAGAATCATAAGACTATCCTGAAGATGTCTGGCATAGaatatttatacataaatagcAGAATAACCTCATCAGTTTTGATTTGGGATCTCCTTCGTGGTGGCTCCAAATTGGACAGCATAAACCCCACTGCCTGGGCAGGCTGTTCTTGAGGAAGGAGACTACCACAGGGGTGATGGTCTAAATTTCATAATTGGTTTTGGGTGTCACAATGTAACAAGGATGTAAAAGCTGTCAGGGAGTGCTCAGAGGAGCAGCATGAGGATGATGGTGAGGGGTCAGGAGGGGCCACATAATGGGAATGGCTGAGAGCACTTGGTCTGCTCAGCTGGAGAAGTGGAGACTTTGGTCAAACCAAATGCTGTGAGCTGACAGCATGTGCGCTGTCCTGATGTTGTTTTTCACAGAACCATAAGATTATCCTGAAGATGTCTGGCATAGaatatttatacataaatagcAGAATCACCTCGTTAGTCTTGATTTGGGATCTCCTTCCTGCTGGCTCCAAATTGGAGAGCATAAATCCCACTGCCTGGGCAGGCTGTTCTTGAGGGAGGGCACTGTGCAGCATGTGTGCTGTCTTGATCTTACAgtgaaagctgtgttttaaaggcTAACCATGCTTTGTGTTTTGCAGGAAAGCAATATTTGACACCCCAGAGGATGACCCCAACTACAACCCCTTGCCAGAGGAGCGGCCGGGGGGCTTtgcctggggagaggggcagcgCCTCGGGGGTTAATcagggcctggggctgccactggcctggctccagccccatggggactccttccccagcccagagaggaCTCTGACAGCTCTATGGTTTGGAACACAAGCACTTTATGAAATGCAGTCTCACCCGAGGCACTCCCAGCACCCTTCCCCATCAGGGAATTCATTGTGCTGGGCATCATCTAAATCCAGTGGAGCCAAAAATGTAAAACTGGAAACTGTTTCCTGTTAACTTCAGTTAACAAGGCCACACAAGTACTTGTTTAAAGTGAtttctaaagcatttttttcaagttatttGATACATGAAACTCTATGGGAAACTTTATAGAGGACAAACCCAACTTTTTGGGATTTAActcatttttttattcttggaTAAAACAACTGCAAGATGATTGAAAGGCTAAGTCACCATTTCAATGGCAAAAGGTTGTTTAATCTGAGGTGCTGCTGTCTCCAGTCATCTTTGAACTGCAGGGAGCACAACATGCAGCTTTTCACTCTGCCAGCTGGATTTTTGGAATGTTCTGCAGGCTGAGGCTacattttggtggtttttttccccaaaagactGTGTGTTCAGGTGCCCACAGTGGTGGTTAAATAGGTGTGCCTGCAAAATCCACCCCCATGTGCCCTCTGCTGTTACTGGATGACCTGCAGCACTAGAGAAGAAAACTTGTCTGGAGTCAGGACTCAAAAAATGATTATGAGTTGAATAAAATGTCTTGGATCCTTTTTGGTTAATCCTCTGTATCATCCTGTAGTGTtgaggcagcaggggctggaaaaAGCAAATCCTTGAAGAGACAGAGATACCTGCAGCTTTTCCCACAAGTGTCTCAGAAGTGCAGGACACAGCATTGTCTGGTCAGGATGTGAAATCCGTGGTCTGTGGATGAAGTTTGTTGTGTCCAACACAGGCCAGTGAGACTGAGTGGCATTTATCTTAAAGCTGCATTGATTATAAATATCTCTGAGCAGCCACATAGGAATTTGGAGCTCAGTTCAGCTCATCATGGTCAGTTGTTCTTAAATCACCATAGAAAGTATTGGGTGGGGTTTTATTGATTATATCATAATAGATAAAAGGAGTTAAAGCTGtatcttcattttgcattttagaGGATGGGCTTACCCATGATGTGATTATCTCATTTAgtctcagattttatttttcaaaactggCTACAGGTTTTAGTTTTTTCAATTTATAGTCCAGGAGAGAAATGTGTGGGGATCTCAGGGGAAATGGTTTGTCCACAAGCAGTGTGTTAGATTCTGATAAAATGTGTGAGGTAATTTGTGTCTGCATTTTTATCTGGTAAGGGTTATAAAACTTATGGAAGCTTTGGAGGATTTTACAGGTTTTATTGGTCTGTTTTTGGGTCAGTTTTGATTGTTTCTAAAGCAGACTTCTAGTGCTCCTAGAGAGCCAAGAATGAAAGTGTTTTGGACAATGTTGCTTCAGCGTAGGTTATGAGGCAGGAATGAGATAAAAACgttattttttgtgttctttttaatTCAGTGTTTGAGAACCCCTCCGTAGCTTGTTACTGGGACAAGTCCCGAGTTGGAACATGTACCCACGCTGGTCACAGCCGGCTCTCTGCCCTCCTTGGCTGCCTTTCGCTGCCCTTTGGGGTCCGCGATGTTTCCGAGGCTCCTGAGGGGCGCCCGGAGCCGGGAGCGCTGCAAATGGCGGCGGTGACAGCGGGACTACAACTCCCAGGATGCTCCGCGCAGCGTCGCGCGGTGGCGTCATCACTGCGCCAGGGAGCCCGTGCAGTGCGGCCCCGGCGGGGAGCGGCCGCAGCACCGGGACAGCCCCGGCGGGACGGACCGGGCCGGGACCGCGAGGGGCGATGGCTCGGGACAGAGAGGAGCCTCCGGCCAAGCGGTTCAAGGCGGGTCCCCCCAGCATGCAGCCCCAGAGCGCCGCGCCGCCCGCACACGTGCAGCGGCGCTCCCTGCCCATCTCCGGGGCCCGCGGGCCGCTGCTGgagcggctccgccgcctcgACACCGCCGTGCTCATCGGTGAGCGCCGGGACCAGGGCCCCCAGCTGGCCCACGGagcgggctgggctgggaaagctGCCCAGAAACGGGCTGGATGTAAATCTGAACTGTGGTGAGCAGGGAATGACTTCTGTGCTTTGGCAGCCGGGGTTTTTGTGGAGCAGGTTAAAGTATTTCCCTCTCCTTTCGCTGTCTGCCGGGAGTTCAGTCAAAACCAGATGGCCAAGCTCTCCTCTTCTGAAGACTCTCCTCACTTacattttcactgattttattATGCTTTCAttgattttattatatttttctgttctgcaaaccaaaatgctttttgttAGACTTTCAGGAGCTGAACATGTGCAACTTCCCACCTAGTAAAGACTCAGCATTTATtgtaattaaatgaaaaatgctttgtATGTCTGTCCTGTTagtgtcacagcacagacacTTCACCTCCAGAGAGGCTGGAGTGGGTTTCTGAACCAGtgtggctggagctctgcagaggagtGGCCCAGCAGCAAGAGGAGGGCGTTGGGTGCCATCTCGGACCTGCCACTGCTTTGTGGTGGGACTTTCCCTCTCTGTCTTCAGCTTCCCCATTCCCAAAGGGCTAAAAGTTAACGTAAAAAACCCAGTTTGACAATGCTATAAAAGTGTGGGGGGAAACTCTATTCCCTTGGTATTCCTTAGGAGAAACAGGCTCGGGGAAGAccacccagctccctcagttccTGTACGAGGCGGGGATTGGCCAGCCTGGTGTCATCGCTGTGACCCAGCCCCGCAGGGTGGCTGCTGTCACCCTGGCTGCCAGAGTTGCTGAGGAGaagaggacagagctggggaagctgGTAGGTTATCTACAGATTAATTTTGGTTTGGTGATGCTCTGGGGATGGGGCCCTGTCAGGCTTCAGTGGGTAGGGTAATAACCAGCTACAGGAGTGATagtcttaatttcaaaattagttt of Molothrus aeneus isolate 106 chromosome 20, BPBGC_Maene_1.0, whole genome shotgun sequence contains these proteins:
- the DERL2 gene encoding derlin-2, with amino-acid sequence MAYQTFRQEYLQVPPVTRAYTTACVLTTAAVQLELITPFQLYFNPELIFKHFQIWRLITNYLFFGPVGFNFLFNMIFLYRYCRMLEEGSFRGRTADFVFMFLFGGLLMTLFGLFVNLVFLGQAFTIMLVYVWSRRNPYVRMNFFGLLIFQAPFLPWVLMGFSLLLGNSIIVDLLGIAVGHIYFFLEDVFPNQPGGGRLLRTPSVLKAIFDTPEDDPNYNPLPEERPGGFAWGEGQRLGG